From Candidatus Alcyoniella australis, one genomic window encodes:
- a CDS encoding SUMF1/EgtB/PvdO family nonheme iron enzyme: MDSSAIADLKRPGRAGWLLVLLAALLLGGPALWLPLGRDQGIGLYIADVLLHGGAPYSDAWEIRPPGVFYVYASWIALLGKGGLALRLGDLLWQAATGLALFGLGRRLFNTRVGTWSGVLYLAAYYLGNNFWNLGNTDSLAALPSALALIALLPKSRGPRWSWDLLAGLLMAAVFLVRFTQGLIYLPVLALIFGQGLRLRPYGLFARVGRTAVLSVGFCVGLAAFAMHLVALGAWDDFFYTLFVFAPKYAVLTYQGQLAEFLRFALGQHCRFVLDQALIAVPGLIAAAWLLLRDRRAHGLALCAWLVATVLGMDVMGKFYAYHWLPLLAPLAMLAAVFVDRVMVAFTTRRLVWALAGAAILVVCALSFVGRYGGEYVTRISEARGLATGTLSQREHLARFDSIEHGGDFSATANYLGAEFLRQHTAPGEPIYIWGFETLIYYLADRPAPTRFCSNYPIVASWHRQDWYEELLRDLRAARPKYVLLVSGDSMPWINGHAMDSLTALRRDFPELRQWIEGNYEVQTTIENIHFCRRIQAAPQPEPATVGNLVCPEGMALLSAAAISVGHEHQPKSWEREPQRIEVPTFCMDIYEYPNHKGVEPRNYVNWHEAGELCAQQGKRLCTEDEWDRACSGVEGREYCYGDRLESSRCNWGGGDGQSGPRRPSGSFPECVTPEGIFDLNGNLSEWTSTPFDQEGYRRMYILRGGTSWWSDWYGQDCTSRHRHFPEEGTYSDDGLRCCADPAQRAEGD, encoded by the coding sequence ATGGATAGTTCGGCAATCGCAGATTTGAAACGGCCGGGGCGCGCCGGATGGCTGCTGGTGCTGCTCGCGGCGCTGCTGCTCGGCGGTCCCGCGCTGTGGCTGCCCCTGGGACGCGATCAGGGGATCGGGCTGTACATCGCCGATGTGTTGCTTCACGGCGGTGCGCCCTACTCCGACGCGTGGGAAATCCGACCGCCGGGCGTGTTCTACGTCTACGCCTCGTGGATCGCGCTGCTGGGAAAAGGCGGCCTGGCCCTGCGGCTGGGCGATCTGTTGTGGCAGGCGGCCACCGGCCTGGCGCTGTTCGGCCTGGGACGTCGGCTGTTCAACACGCGGGTCGGCACCTGGTCCGGCGTGCTGTACCTGGCGGCCTACTACCTGGGAAACAATTTTTGGAACCTGGGCAACACCGACTCGCTGGCCGCCCTGCCCTCGGCGTTGGCGTTGATCGCGCTGCTGCCCAAGTCGCGCGGGCCGCGCTGGTCGTGGGATCTGCTCGCCGGGCTGCTGATGGCCGCGGTGTTTCTGGTCCGCTTCACCCAAGGATTGATCTACCTTCCGGTGCTGGCGCTGATTTTCGGCCAAGGCTTGCGGCTGCGGCCCTACGGGTTGTTCGCGCGGGTCGGCAGGACCGCGGTGCTCAGCGTGGGGTTCTGCGTCGGGTTGGCCGCGTTCGCAATGCATCTCGTGGCATTGGGAGCGTGGGACGACTTCTTCTACACGCTGTTCGTGTTCGCGCCCAAGTACGCGGTGCTGACCTACCAGGGGCAACTCGCCGAGTTCCTGCGCTTCGCCTTGGGGCAGCATTGCCGATTCGTGTTGGACCAGGCGCTGATTGCCGTGCCCGGGCTAATCGCCGCGGCCTGGTTGTTGCTGCGCGATCGTCGCGCGCACGGGCTGGCACTTTGCGCCTGGCTCGTGGCCACCGTGCTGGGCATGGACGTGATGGGCAAGTTCTACGCCTACCATTGGCTGCCGTTATTAGCGCCGCTGGCAATGCTCGCGGCCGTGTTCGTGGACCGGGTCATGGTCGCCTTTACCACGCGCCGCCTGGTCTGGGCACTGGCGGGCGCGGCCATACTTGTGGTCTGCGCGCTGAGCTTTGTCGGGCGTTACGGAGGCGAGTACGTCACGCGCATATCCGAGGCGCGAGGGCTGGCCACCGGTACGCTGAGCCAACGCGAGCACTTGGCGCGCTTTGACAGCATCGAGCATGGCGGCGATTTCTCGGCCACGGCCAACTACCTGGGGGCTGAATTTCTGCGGCAGCACACAGCGCCGGGAGAGCCGATCTACATCTGGGGCTTTGAGACGCTGATCTACTATCTGGCCGATCGGCCTGCGCCCACGCGCTTCTGCTCGAACTACCCGATCGTCGCCTCGTGGCATCGTCAGGACTGGTACGAGGAGCTGCTGCGCGATCTGCGAGCCGCGCGGCCCAAATACGTGCTGCTGGTCAGCGGCGATTCCATGCCCTGGATCAACGGCCATGCCATGGATTCGCTGACCGCGTTGCGCCGCGATTTCCCCGAGCTGCGCCAATGGATCGAGGGCAACTACGAGGTGCAGACCACCATCGAAAACATCCACTTCTGCCGCCGCATTCAGGCCGCGCCGCAGCCCGAACCCGCAACGGTCGGGAACCTCGTCTGCCCCGAGGGCATGGCGCTGCTTTCCGCGGCTGCAATCAGCGTGGGCCACGAGCATCAGCCCAAGTCGTGGGAGCGCGAGCCACAACGAATCGAGGTGCCGACCTTTTGCATGGACATCTACGAATATCCCAATCACAAGGGGGTCGAGCCGCGCAACTACGTCAACTGGCACGAGGCGGGCGAGCTGTGCGCGCAGCAGGGAAAACGGCTGTGTACCGAGGACGAGTGGGACCGCGCTTGCTCGGGCGTGGAGGGCCGTGAGTACTGTTACGGCGACCGGCTCGAGTCCAGCCGCTGCAACTGGGGCGGTGGCGACGGCCAGTCCGGTCCGCGGCGTCCCAGCGGCTCGTTCCCCGAATGCGTCACGCCCGAGGGGATCTTCGATCTCAACGGCAATCTCTCGGAGTGGACCTCGACGCCGTTTGATCAGGAGGGGTATCGCCGGATGTACATTTTGCGCGGCGGCACCTCGTGGTGGTCGGATTGGTACGGCCAGGACTGCACCAGCCGTCACCGGCACTTCCCCGAGGAAGGCACCTACTCCGACGACGGCCTGCGCTGCTGCGCCGACCCGGCACAACGCGCCGAGGGCGACTGA
- a CDS encoding glycosyltransferase family 2 protein, which produces MARTVIVMPAYNAEKTLQKTLADIPEGLAEHVILVDDASTDRTAELARDLGLTVFVHERNRGYGANQKTCYREALKLGAEVVVMIHPDYQYDSALAPHLVDLIARGYFDVMLGTRIRTRGETMAGGMPWWKYLSNRFLTLAENVLTGQNLSEWHTGYRAYSRKVLETVPWERNSDDFIFDSQFLMQTAFLGFKIAEIPVPVRYYDDSSSINFKRSATYGLLTLYTALQFALARTKIHRAKLFEPK; this is translated from the coding sequence ATGGCGCGGACCGTGATCGTGATGCCGGCGTACAACGCCGAGAAGACCCTGCAGAAAACCCTGGCCGACATACCCGAGGGATTGGCCGAACACGTGATCCTGGTGGACGATGCCAGCACCGACCGCACGGCGGAGCTGGCGCGCGATCTGGGCCTGACCGTGTTCGTGCACGAACGCAACCGCGGCTACGGCGCCAACCAGAAGACCTGCTACCGCGAGGCGCTCAAGCTCGGGGCCGAGGTGGTGGTGATGATCCACCCCGACTACCAGTACGACAGCGCACTGGCCCCGCACCTAGTCGACCTGATCGCCCGCGGCTACTTCGACGTGATGCTCGGCACGCGCATCCGCACGCGCGGCGAGACCATGGCCGGCGGCATGCCCTGGTGGAAGTACCTCTCCAACCGCTTCCTGACCCTGGCCGAGAACGTGCTCACCGGACAGAACCTCTCCGAGTGGCACACCGGCTACCGCGCCTACTCGCGCAAGGTGCTCGAAACGGTCCCCTGGGAGCGCAACTCCGACGACTTCATCTTCGACTCGCAGTTCCTGATGCAGACGGCCTTTCTCGGATTCAAAATCGCCGAGATCCCGGTGCCCGTGCGCTACTACGACGACTCGAGCTCGATCAACTTCAAACGCAGCGCAACCTACGGCCTGCTTACTCTGTACACGGCCCTGCAGTTCGCCCTGGCCCGCACCAAAATCCACCGCGCCAAACTCTTCGAGCCCAAATAG
- a CDS encoding glycosyltransferase, translating to MRLCLVASSYPRTPEDSINAGVFVRDCALAARDAGHRVSVVTHRKSGPSVPDPGIELVEYPWLGTETSLTSVRLNSPAGPFKAASLLTLGARALRRHIEQRGCDAVLAFWAIPGGLIARSACLPLGVPYAVWALGSDIWRYEHSRLVGPTLRRVLRDATALYADGLELAQRVEAVAGRKCAFAPSSRRLPDPDDLPNLDQSKKQLLFVGRYHPNKGPDVLLEATQLLHRELPDMRLSVFGQGELQSSLTARAARPDLDGCVEVGGFIGAQRFAAHLDQVDALVIPSRIESIPVVLSDAAQRGTPLVVTDVGDMGALVRQYSAGEVARPEDPADLARAMGEVLERGRGAYALGLAALAALFDIESTMQQISGQLETAAQSEAVGRAGICARLFTRLIAKLSALAGRAVRPGMRLRPGGFEAGHPKHLLPESADHHWYLEHLKADLLVLDLGCDRGGHARRAARVARAVVGIEREQAALLAARQAGEADYLRADLELPLPFRSDAFDCVLALDVIEHLDGRDEFLAEARRVLRERGLLLLSAPNSRTAWKRALARAGLSPLADPTHRIEYAERELRAVCERAGFEVLRVEPVVLDTPWARLIDLIGVLSIPLYRKGVQWKRARALSNPDQSTGFRLTLRKTAV from the coding sequence AAATCCGGCCCCAGCGTGCCCGACCCGGGGATCGAGCTGGTCGAGTATCCCTGGCTGGGCACTGAGACCAGCCTGACCTCGGTGCGGCTCAACAGTCCGGCAGGCCCGTTCAAGGCCGCCTCGTTGTTGACGTTGGGCGCGCGCGCTCTGCGGCGACATATCGAGCAGCGCGGCTGCGACGCGGTGCTGGCGTTCTGGGCGATTCCCGGCGGGCTGATCGCACGATCGGCCTGCCTGCCCCTGGGCGTGCCCTATGCGGTCTGGGCGTTGGGTTCCGACATCTGGCGCTACGAGCACTCGCGGCTTGTGGGGCCGACCCTGCGACGGGTGCTGCGCGACGCGACCGCGCTCTATGCCGACGGCCTGGAGCTGGCGCAGCGGGTCGAGGCCGTGGCCGGACGCAAGTGCGCTTTCGCGCCCAGCTCGCGTCGACTGCCCGATCCCGACGATTTGCCGAATCTCGACCAAAGTAAAAAACAGCTGCTGTTCGTGGGGCGCTATCACCCCAACAAGGGGCCGGACGTGTTGCTTGAGGCGACCCAGCTTCTGCATCGCGAGCTACCCGACATGCGGCTGAGCGTTTTTGGCCAAGGCGAGCTGCAATCGTCGCTAACGGCTCGGGCCGCACGGCCGGACCTCGACGGATGTGTGGAGGTCGGCGGATTCATCGGGGCCCAGCGCTTTGCCGCGCACCTCGATCAGGTCGACGCGCTGGTGATCCCCTCGCGCATCGAGAGCATTCCGGTGGTGCTCTCCGACGCGGCACAACGCGGAACGCCGCTGGTGGTCACGGACGTGGGCGACATGGGCGCGCTGGTCAGGCAATACTCGGCGGGCGAGGTGGCGCGGCCCGAGGATCCGGCGGACCTGGCGCGGGCCATGGGCGAAGTGCTCGAACGCGGGCGCGGGGCATACGCCCTGGGCCTGGCCGCCTTGGCCGCACTCTTTGACATCGAGTCGACCATGCAGCAGATCAGCGGACAGCTCGAAACGGCGGCCCAGAGTGAGGCAGTAGGTCGCGCCGGAATTTGCGCACGGCTGTTCACGCGGCTGATCGCCAAGCTCTCGGCCCTGGCCGGACGAGCCGTGCGACCGGGCATGCGCCTGCGTCCCGGCGGGTTTGAGGCCGGGCATCCCAAGCATCTGCTGCCCGAGTCGGCCGACCACCACTGGTACCTCGAGCATCTCAAGGCGGACTTGCTGGTGCTCGACCTGGGGTGCGATCGCGGTGGACACGCGCGGCGCGCGGCGCGGGTGGCGCGGGCCGTGGTCGGCATCGAGCGCGAGCAAGCGGCGCTGCTGGCGGCACGTCAGGCCGGGGAGGCGGACTATTTGCGGGCCGACCTCGAATTGCCGCTGCCGTTTCGTTCCGACGCGTTTGATTGCGTGCTGGCCCTGGACGTGATCGAACACCTCGACGGACGCGACGAGTTCCTGGCCGAGGCGCGGCGGGTGCTGCGCGAGCGCGGTCTGTTGTTGCTCTCGGCGCCCAACTCGCGCACCGCGTGGAAGCGCGCATTGGCGCGCGCAGGCTTGAGTCCGCTGGCCGACCCGACGCATCGCATTGAGTACGCTGAACGCGAGCTGCGCGCAGTCTGCGAGCGGGCGGGATTCGAGGTGCTGCGCGTCGAGCCGGTGGTGCTCGACACTCCCTGGGCGCGGCTGATCGACCTGATCGGAGTATTGAGCATCCCGCTCTACCGCAAGGGTGTACAATGGAAACGCGCGCGCGCGCTGTCCAACCCGGACCAAAGCACCGGCTTTCGTTTAACGTTACGCAAGACGGCGGTTTAA
- a CDS encoding DNA-binding protein encodes MSGISIESTSCRRIIGRLETGDDLRAGIIQQAKLHNVTAGTVTAIGALSRLEVSEYHQDKRRYTYPIKREAAVEVLNLTGNLTLRDEELVLHAHIVASYTDEDELLSGTVHFIGGHVVAGTVYALEFEIQAMDDVLLHRGMHGPTGLTLWDRVERKL; translated from the coding sequence ATGTCGGGGATCAGCATCGAATCCACAAGTTGCAGAAGGATCATCGGGCGGCTCGAAACCGGGGACGATCTGCGGGCCGGGATTATCCAGCAGGCCAAGCTCCACAATGTGACCGCCGGCACGGTTACGGCTATCGGCGCGTTGAGCCGGCTCGAAGTCTCGGAGTATCACCAGGACAAGCGGCGCTACACCTATCCGATCAAACGCGAAGCAGCGGTCGAGGTGCTCAACCTCACCGGCAACCTGACCCTTCGAGACGAAGAGCTGGTGCTGCACGCGCACATCGTCGCCTCGTATACCGACGAGGACGAGCTGCTCAGCGGCACGGTGCACTTCATCGGCGGCCACGTGGTGGCCGGCACGGTCTACGCGCTGGAGTTCGAGATCCAGGCGATGGACGACGTGTTGCTGCATCGCGGGATGCACGGGCCCACCGGCCTGACGCTCTGGGATCGGGTCGAGCGCAAACTCTAG